Proteins encoded by one window of Candidatus Nitrosocosmicus hydrocola:
- a CDS encoding NAD(P)/FAD-dependent oxidoreductase has translation MSLSKTDYDIIVAGGGLAGLIVASSAAYYSNQRLKILVIDRNSIDVQGRKTISGWICGDAVGKNTVDYMTDRIKIAWGFPEIEHPVKGVVAFSPDHETKVSFDGEGYILNRKKLPQKQIQEASKLGVETKSNIIIRQLITHDNYVVGVEGEDSKTREIFKKTAKVVVDCTGVTSVLRTNLPIKSHIQKKIDRIDLESTGRYIYDFDTEGKEDKTYFDPDYCIIHLDQNLAPGGYGWVFPKGKSKVNIGLGVQQKLFDKANKDLGKKRDLKKLIDDYVGVNPVVNNPRLSSGIEDQGNEWGTWQVSVRRQNDCMVANGYMMVGDSAWMPKPLDAGGIGPAIIAATIAGKDVVQAIEANDVSENGLWQYNKNFINEYGYKTAGLEVFRRMLQQLSNDQINYGMKHFLSKMDIDKITNGEHPEFSSLSKIGMMIRGAINKKLAEDLKFTSKMNEHLVVLYRNYPETSDGFPDWSAKLNAYLTEAYSRFA, from the coding sequence ATGAGCCTGTCAAAAACTGATTATGACATCATTGTTGCTGGCGGTGGGCTAGCAGGACTGATAGTAGCTTCTTCGGCAGCATACTATTCTAATCAACGATTAAAAATTTTAGTGATAGATAGGAACTCTATTGATGTTCAAGGTAGAAAAACCATATCTGGTTGGATTTGCGGCGATGCCGTTGGGAAAAATACGGTAGACTATATGACTGACAGAATAAAGATCGCATGGGGTTTTCCTGAAATAGAACATCCAGTAAAGGGAGTGGTTGCTTTTTCACCTGATCATGAAACCAAGGTATCTTTTGATGGTGAGGGATATATTCTTAATAGGAAAAAACTTCCTCAAAAACAAATTCAAGAGGCATCTAAATTAGGAGTTGAAACTAAGAGCAACATAATAATTCGCCAATTGATCACTCATGACAATTATGTAGTCGGTGTGGAAGGAGAGGATTCTAAGACTCGGGAGATTTTTAAAAAAACTGCAAAAGTTGTAGTTGACTGCACGGGCGTAACTTCAGTTTTAAGGACTAACCTTCCTATCAAGTCCCATATTCAGAAAAAAATCGATAGAATTGACCTGGAATCTACTGGGAGATACATTTATGATTTTGACACAGAAGGTAAGGAAGACAAAACATATTTTGATCCCGACTATTGTATTATCCATTTAGATCAAAATCTCGCACCTGGGGGATATGGTTGGGTATTTCCAAAAGGCAAATCCAAAGTGAATATTGGATTGGGAGTACAACAAAAATTATTTGATAAAGCAAATAAGGATTTGGGTAAAAAAAGGGACTTGAAAAAATTGATTGACGATTACGTCGGTGTAAATCCTGTTGTTAATAATCCTAGGTTATCTAGTGGTATAGAAGACCAAGGTAATGAGTGGGGAACATGGCAAGTTTCAGTAAGAAGACAGAATGATTGCATGGTTGCGAATGGTTACATGATGGTAGGCGATTCAGCATGGATGCCCAAACCTCTTGATGCTGGTGGTATAGGACCTGCTATAATTGCTGCAACAATTGCAGGAAAGGATGTGGTACAAGCAATAGAAGCTAATGACGTATCAGAGAATGGTCTCTGGCAATACAACAAGAATTTTATCAATGAATATGGTTACAAAACTGCCGGGTTGGAGGTATTTAGAAGAATGTTACAACAACTAAGTAATGATCAAATAAATTATGGAATGAAACATTTTCTATCAAAAATGGATATCGATAAGATAACCAATGGAGAACATCCAGAATTTAGCTCCCTCAGTAAGATCGGTATGATGATAAGGGGGGCAATAAATAAGAAATTGGCAGAAGATTTGAAATTTACCTCTAAAATGAATGAACATCTAGTCGTACTCTATAGAAATTATCCCGAAACATCTGACGGTTTCCCGGACTGGTCGGCAAAATTAAATGCTTACTTAACCGAGGCTTATTCAAGATTCGCATAA
- a CDS encoding translin family protein encodes MSFEIDYSKMESSLNEFSTHLKQVELSREKLIKENREIISCCSRAIILLHGNNIQDATEMLNKALNLLRDLKKFVISDLDRYLWPAEQEYVEACILKEIVEKKSSISSHLDLEVSHNAYLTGLLDCIGEIKRMIYDNLRRNDFETSLSLFVVIQSFYDQIYPFSFYDNIVPGVRKKLDVGKRIIEDVRITMTEEQRRKDFLNKFEDRSHI; translated from the coding sequence ATGAGCTTTGAAATAGACTATTCAAAAATGGAATCTTCATTAAATGAATTTTCGACCCATTTAAAGCAAGTTGAGTTAAGTAGAGAAAAACTAATCAAAGAAAATAGGGAAATAATTTCTTGTTGTAGCAGGGCCATTATTTTATTACATGGTAACAATATTCAAGATGCAACTGAAATGCTTAACAAGGCACTTAATCTACTAAGGGACCTAAAGAAATTTGTAATTTCTGACTTGGATCGTTATCTTTGGCCCGCAGAACAAGAATATGTTGAAGCTTGTATACTAAAGGAAATTGTCGAAAAAAAATCTTCTATTAGTAGTCACCTGGATTTGGAGGTCTCTCATAACGCATACCTGACAGGACTTTTGGATTGCATTGGTGAGATCAAACGAATGATTTATGATAATCTGAGAAGAAATGATTTCGAAACTTCGTTATCCTTATTCGTAGTTATACAATCTTTTTATGATCAAATTTATCCTTTTTCATTCTATGATAACATAGTACCAGGGGTTAGGAAAAAACTAGATGTTGGTAAAAGGATTATTGAAGATGTCCGAATTACCATGACTGAAGAACAAAGAAGAAAAGATTTTCTAAATAAATTTGAGGATAGATCTCATATTTGA